AAATGCTTAAAGCCATTATGGATAAATTGGGAGTCGATACCCAAGATACCCTCGTTATCGGCGATAGCGAATACGATCTACAGATGGCAAACAACGCTGGGACTGCATGCTTAGCCGTGAGTTATGGCGTACAATCGCCCGAACATTTGCTAAAATATAAGCCTTTAGATGTTCTCGAAAATATCGTTGCTCTACCCGAGTGGTTAATTCGAATCAAGGCTTGATTGCCCGGTCATTGAGATTATGATTCAAGACACCGAGTACAGGATGCCTGACTGAAATGAATCAACAGGATCAGCAAACCTCGACTGCCGATCGACCAGGACAGACGAATTGGGAACGCGATCTGATCACGCGCATCGCGATGGCGGGGCTTGACGAACAGCGGCGCGCACGCCGTTGGGGTATTTTCTTTAAGACGTTGTTGTTCATCTACCTGTTTGCGCTGTTATTTGCGTATCTCCCGGACGACTGGAGTCAAGCCAAAATTGGCAAGGGTAAACATACAGCGCTGATTGAAATCGATGGGATCATCGCAGCAGATAGCCAGGCAAGTGCTGATAATATCGTCAGTGGGCTTCGAGCAGCCCTTGAAGACAGTAAAACTGCCGGTGTCATCCTACGGATCAATAGCCCGGGGGGAAGCCCCGTGCAGGCGGGCTACGTCAACGATGAGATTGCGCGCTTGCGCGATATATATCCCGAGATTCCGATTTATGCAGTGATCAGTGACACTTGCGCATCTGGAGGCTATTACATCGCTGTTGCTGCAGATAAAATATTTGTTAATAAAGCCAGTATCGTTGGTTCTATTGGAGTGGTGTTAGATGGTTTTGGGTATCTCGGTGCGATGGAGAAAATTGGGATTGAGCGACGATTAATAGCGGCGGGCAAGCACAAGGGCTTTCTTGATCCGTTCTCGCCACTGCAACCGGATGATGTGCGTCACGTCCAATTAATGCTAGATAATATTCATAGTCAATTTGTCAAAGTTGTTAAAGAGGGGAGGGGAGACCGGCTGAAGGATGATCAGAAGATCTTCAGCGGACTCATCTGGACTGGTGAGCAAAGCCTCGAGCTCGGACTGGTTGACGCGTTAGGCAGCGCCGGTTATGTCGCGAGGGAAGTCATTGGGGCCGAAGAAATTGTCGATTTCACGCCGACAGAAAGTTACTTTGATCGTTTCGCCAGGCGGTTAGGCACCGTCCTAGCAGAAAAACTGAGCACTAGACTGCAATTCAAGTAGGCCTCCAGCCGACGGTTGTCGGTTGATTATGGTACGTAGATCCCCTCATTCGCAAGCATCGTCACGAGCCGAATAAGAGGTAATCCCAGCAGCACTGTGGGATCATCACCGGCCATCTTTGTAAACAGAGCAACGCCCAAACGTTCGGATTTTATACTGCCTGCGCAGTCATACGGTTGTTCAAGCGCTAGGTAGCGGTCAATCTGCGCGTCTGTAAGAGCACGAAACTGGATGCTGTAGCGCACGCAATCGACCTGAACTCTGTCTAAAGCCGAATTTAGTAAACATAAACCCGCTAGAAACTCCACGTGTTGCCCGCTGGCTTTCCTAAGCTGTTCTCTCGCCTTTTCAGGGGTTCCGGGTTTCCCCATGATCTCGCCCCCGACCAGGGAAATCTGATCCGAACCAACAATAAGCGCCCGAGGATAGGTTTCTATCTGAGCTTTCGCCTTTGCTTGAGCTAACCTGACTACGAGCTGTTCCGGTGACTCCCCTGGCTGGGTAGACTCATCGATTCCCGGATCAAAGCTGTCAAAAGCCAGCCGTAATCGTTTAAGGAGTGCCGTTTTATGTGGCGAGGTGGAAGCCAGAATCAGTCGCGGTTTGTTATGAATCGAAGATTGCGTAGTGCCCATCCTCAATGAGTTTACCTGAATGTCGCATACGTTATACGCATTCTCCCCGATATTCGGCTTCACCGCGGTCGCTCTATTCAGCCGGCCAGTGTCTTAACTCCTTGGTAGTATTATGGTTTTTGACACATTGCCGCGTGCACTATAATATGGCCTGACAATGCTGCACTGCCTGCCGGTAACAATTGACCCGTTGCATCTTGCGGAGGTTGGGAGCACCCTTTGCGGGCGTCTTGGCCTTCATCGGATGGCACGTCTCAGGCCAAGCCTCTATAAAGCTGAAGGCGAGGTCGAGATCGCATTGGAGTTTGGTAAGGACTCCGAGGGGTATTCTTGTTTGACGGGCCAGCTGATGGCTTCTGTACAAGTTGTATGTCAGCGTTGCTTACAACCCATGCAACTGTCGGTCGAAGGTGATATCAGATTGGGGCTTGTTTCGAGTGCTGAAGCGGCTGCACAGTTACCGGCGTACTATGAGCCGCTCATCGTCACAGAAAAGGCAATGTCGTTAGCGGAGATCATTGAAGACGAACTGATATTGGCCTTACCCATTTCACCAATACATTCTCAGGATGTATGTCTAGCCGGTAGTGCCTTCGAGCATGAGCAGGCTCCCCCTTATTCTCGCCCATTTGATGCATTGTCAGTATTGAAGCACAGTCATCGTACCGATTAAAAGGAGACCAGAGACCAATGGCCGTACAAAAAAAGCGCAAGACGCCGTCTAAACGTGACATGCGTCGCGCCCACGATGCTTTGACACCACCAACTATCAGTATCGAGCCAAAAACAGGTGAAATCCATCTGCGTCACCATATTAGTCCCGATGGCTATTATCGCGGCCGCAAAGTGATCGCTACCCCGGGTGAAAAAGAATAAAATTTCCGACGCCGCAAGTACGAATCGATTTTGCATCACAGACTATATGAGTCAACATTATTCCTGGCTTTCAAGCCTTTCCTTTATGTGCAGGCATGTTCTTCGCTCTGCCATCCTGGTATCAGTTGACTGCAGCTTTCGACAATGGTTGTCATTTGTTGGTAGGACCCAAAGCGTTCTATTCTCCGTTTTTTGGGGGCGCGAATTCGTAAAATGCGCTCCTCCAACATCTCTGAGATCCTAAGCTTATCTTTGCAGGTTCATAGAAAGCCCATGCACGACAACAGCCAATTTTATATGTTGTTAGCCTGGTATAGAGGCAAACATTGAAACCTTCCATCGCCCTAGATGCAATGGGTGGCGATCACGGCCCCGCCGCGGTAATTCCGGCCGCATTGCATATGCTGAAAAAGCACAGCGATTTGCAGCTAATTCTTGTCGGCCACCAAGACATCTTGCGACAAACCTTGCGCGATAACCATGCGAATGAAGAGGAGCGACTTATAATTCATCACGCATCTCAACGTGTGCAAATGAATGATCTGCCTGCTCAGGCGCTGAGGAACAAAAAAGATTCTTCAATGAGGGTCGCAATCAACCTCGTACACGATGGAGTTGCACATGCCTGTGTCAGTGCCGGGAACACTGGAGCACTCATGGCAACGGCTCGATTCGTGTTGAAAACGTTACCCGGGATTGATAGGCCGGCGTTTTGTACGATGATGCCAGCGATTAATGGGCACACCCACCTACTTGATCTTGGTGCAAATGTCGATTCAACCTCAGAACAGTTGTTTCAGTTTGCCGTCATGGGTGCCGTTCTGACAAGCGCAGTAGACAATAGCCCCGATCCGCAGGTTGCCTTGCTAAATGTCGGAGAAGAAGACATGAAAGGTAATGAACGAGTAAAGGAAACAGCGGCGTTGTTAATGGAGAGTGATCTGAACTATGTCGGATTCGTTGAAGGTACGGATATCTTTAAAGGTATAGTGGATGTCATCGTATGCGATGGTTTTGTAGGAAATGTTGCAATAAAAGCCAGCGAAGGTGTAGCAGAGATGATCGCTCATTATGCTAAAGAAGAATTTGAAAAATCGATCTATGGCCGACTTGTCGCCCTATTTTCAAGGCCGGTGATAAAGTCACTACGCCGAAAAACTGACCCGCGCCGCTATAACGGGGCGAGTCTACTTGGTTTGCGTGGGATAGTTATAAAGAGTCACGGCAGAGCCGATAAAGTTTCTTTTGCCCATGCAATTCAAGAAGCGATAATTGAGGTTCAAAAAAATGTACCCAACCGAATTAGTTCACTGCTCAAGTCGCTACTGATAGAAAGGCAGGCAGTTTGAATTACTCCCGTATCTGTGGCATAGGCAGCTATCTGCCAGAACGCATATTGACTAATGCCGAACTCGAAAAGATGGTGGATACCTCTGACAAGTGGATTTCAATGCGAACCGGTGTGCGTAAGCGCCACATTGCAGCTGAGGATGAAACCACGTGTGATCTTGCCGAACATGCCGCACGCCGCGCCATCGAAGCTGCCAGCATCACGGCGAATGACGTAGATCTCATCGTGGTTGGTACAACGACACCCGACATGGTTTTTCCAAGTACGGCTTGCCTTTTGCAGCAGCGTCTTAATATCCATGGTTGTGCAGCTTTTGATATCCAGGCGGTATGCACCGGTTTTATATATGCGCTTGACATTGCTGATAAGTTCATTAAGACCGGTGCCGCAAAACGGGCCCTGGTGGTTGGCGCCGAGACCCTATCTCGCATTGTCGATTGGACCGATCGGAGTACCTGTGTCTTATTCGGGGATGGCGCTGGTGCGGTGGTGCTGGAGGCCAGCGACGAACCAGGTATCATTTCGTCTCATTTGCATGCTGATGGAAAATATCAGGAACTTTTAATTGTGCCCTCAGGCATTTCTAAGGGATACGATCGCGTCCAAAATGGTACTGCCTATATCAAGATGCAGGGCAATGAGGTGTTCAAGGTTGCCGTGAATACACTCAGCCGAATCGTAGATGAGACACTTACGGCAAATGATATGAAAAAAGAGGACTTAGATTGGTTAGTGCCACATCAGGCGAACATACGCATTATCAGCGCTACGGCTAAAAAGCTTAATATACCCATGGACCGTGTGGTGGTAACGATCGATCAACACGCCAACACATCGGCTGCGTCTGTACCCCTGGCCTTGGACACTGCTGTACAAGACGGCCGCATCAAACGTGGGGAGATCCTCTTGCTTGAGGCATTCGGAGGCGGGTTTACCTGGGGTTCAACCCTTCTTCGATATTAGACCATCGATCAATCCAGTATGGCACTTGGCATTGTCTTTCCCGGGCAGGGCTCACAATCCGTCGGTATGTTAGATGAGCTTGGTAGCGATCATCCACAGATAAAAGAGACATTTACCGAGGCCTCTGAGGTGCTTGGATATGACCTTTGGCACCTAGTGATTGACGGGCCGGCGGACGAACTAAATCGTACCGAAAACACGCAGCCGGCCATGTTAGCCGCCGGGGTAGCCGTATGGCGCATCTGGTTAAAGAGAGGCGGGCAGCTCCCAGCCAGGGTGGCGGGGCACAGTCTGGGTGAATACACTGCCTTGGTGTGCGCTAATGCCCTGCCATTCGAGGATGCCTTGATCCTGGTTGCTGATCGGGGCGCCTACATGCAAAATGCCGTCCCAAACGGGACTGGCGCCATGGCGGCTATATTAGGGCTCGATGACGCACAGGTTATTGATGTATGTCAGCAGGCCGCACAAGGAGAGGTCGTTTCTGCCGCGAACTTTAATTCGCCCGGGCAGGTTGTAATAGCAGGCCATGTACAGGCGGTTCAACGTGCTTTGCAAACGGCGCGCGCAAGTGGCGCCAAGCGTGCTGTGATGCTCGCAGTGAGCGTCCCATCCCATTGTGAA
This window of the Gammaproteobacteria bacterium genome carries:
- the sppA gene encoding signal peptide peptidase SppA; this encodes MNQQDQQTSTADRPGQTNWERDLITRIAMAGLDEQRRARRWGIFFKTLLFIYLFALLFAYLPDDWSQAKIGKGKHTALIEIDGIIAADSQASADNIVSGLRAALEDSKTAGVILRINSPGGSPVQAGYVNDEIARLRDIYPEIPIYAVISDTCASGGYYIAVAADKIFVNKASIVGSIGVVLDGFGYLGAMEKIGIERRLIAAGKHKGFLDPFSPLQPDDVRHVQLMLDNIHSQFVKVVKEGRGDRLKDDQKIFSGLIWTGEQSLELGLVDALGSAGYVAREVIGAEEIVDFTPTESYFDRFARRLGTVLAEKLSTRLQFK
- a CDS encoding Maf family nucleotide pyrophosphatase encodes the protein MGTTQSSIHNKPRLILASTSPHKTALLKRLRLAFDSFDPGIDESTQPGESPEQLVVRLAQAKAKAQIETYPRALIVGSDQISLVGGEIMGKPGTPEKAREQLRKASGQHVEFLAGLCLLNSALDRVQVDCVRYSIQFRALTDAQIDRYLALEQPYDCAGSIKSERLGVALFTKMAGDDPTVLLGLPLIRLVTMLANEGIYVP
- a CDS encoding YceD family protein, translated to MLHCLPVTIDPLHLAEVGSTLCGRLGLHRMARLRPSLYKAEGEVEIALEFGKDSEGYSCLTGQLMASVQVVCQRCLQPMQLSVEGDIRLGLVSSAEAAAQLPAYYEPLIVTEKAMSLAEIIEDELILALPISPIHSQDVCLAGSAFEHEQAPPYSRPFDALSVLKHSHRTD
- the rpmF gene encoding 50S ribosomal protein L32, whose product is MAVQKKRKTPSKRDMRRAHDALTPPTISIEPKTGEIHLRHHISPDGYYRGRKVIATPGEKE
- the plsX gene encoding phosphate acyltransferase PlsX produces the protein MKPSIALDAMGGDHGPAAVIPAALHMLKKHSDLQLILVGHQDILRQTLRDNHANEEERLIIHHASQRVQMNDLPAQALRNKKDSSMRVAINLVHDGVAHACVSAGNTGALMATARFVLKTLPGIDRPAFCTMMPAINGHTHLLDLGANVDSTSEQLFQFAVMGAVLTSAVDNSPDPQVALLNVGEEDMKGNERVKETAALLMESDLNYVGFVEGTDIFKGIVDVIVCDGFVGNVAIKASEGVAEMIAHYAKEEFEKSIYGRLVALFSRPVIKSLRRKTDPRRYNGASLLGLRGIVIKSHGRADKVSFAHAIQEAIIEVQKNVPNRISSLLKSLLIERQAV
- a CDS encoding ketoacyl-ACP synthase III, which encodes MNYSRICGIGSYLPERILTNAELEKMVDTSDKWISMRTGVRKRHIAAEDETTCDLAEHAARRAIEAASITANDVDLIVVGTTTPDMVFPSTACLLQQRLNIHGCAAFDIQAVCTGFIYALDIADKFIKTGAAKRALVVGAETLSRIVDWTDRSTCVLFGDGAGAVVLEASDEPGIISSHLHADGKYQELLIVPSGISKGYDRVQNGTAYIKMQGNEVFKVAVNTLSRIVDETLTANDMKKEDLDWLVPHQANIRIISATAKKLNIPMDRVVVTIDQHANTSAASVPLALDTAVQDGRIKRGEILLLEAFGGGFTWGSTLLRY
- the fabD gene encoding ACP S-malonyltransferase; translated protein: MALGIVFPGQGSQSVGMLDELGSDHPQIKETFTEASEVLGYDLWHLVIDGPADELNRTENTQPAMLAAGVAVWRIWLKRGGQLPARVAGHSLGEYTALVCANALPFEDALILVADRGAYMQNAVPNGTGAMAAILGLDDAQVIDVCQQAAQGEVVSAANFNSPGQVVIAGHVQAVQRALQTARASGAKRAVMLAVSVPSHCELMIPAADLLAERLRNIPLESPSIPVIHNVDTSIRNEPEAITQALVKQLYHPVCWVGTIQKMVHSGVDRIIECGPGKVLTGLNKRIDRHLHSLPLSNPASLAEALTHASAS